In the Desulfitobacterium hafniense DCB-2 genome, TGCCGCCACCAGTTTATCCCCTGAGCTTAAGGGGTGTTGTTCCCTTTTGCTTTCACCTTTTTGGCACCCTGAACAAGCCCGGCTTGCCGCAACCTCTTTTTTCATCCCACCCTCTTCAAGCGCTTCTCCTTCTACCGGGCCCAGTTCTGCCCAACCCGGTTCTTCCTCCCCTTGACGTTCTTCTTTTTCTGCCTTTCCCTCCTCCGGCTCCAGCTTGTTTCGGAAGAGCTGCTGCCCTTTTCGCCTGCCGGAAGCAATAAAATCCAAAAGCACTCCCATAGGACAGAAACAGCGGCACCAAAAGCGCAGAATAAAAATGGAAAACAAGAGAATCAAGAGCATCATCATCCACTGTGAAGTATTGCCGTCCCCATCAAAAAATACTGAAAAAGGCTCAAAGCTGGCTATGCCGGGATTATTGAAGAACAAGGCCAGCATAGCAGCCAGCCACAGGAACAACCAGCGGCTTTTACGAGCATAGGAGATCAGCTGAGAGTTAGGGCGGTAGTCGGCCAGATTCAGAGCCTTGTACAAACCTTCTTGAACCGCTCCGAAAGGGCAAAGCCAGGAGCAGTAAAAATTTCTCCCCCATAGCAAGGTGACCAACAGAACCCCTATAACAATCACATACCAAATGGGCCGTTCCGAAAAGGCGGGCATTTTCAGAGCAACGATACTCAGATAATTGCCGATGGTCAAGGAGGAATTCTCCATAAATCCGAATACAAAGACCGCTGCCGCCGAGATCCAGGGGCGCAGCTTCTTCATGTTGCGGGCAGAGGCCAGGATTGCCACAAGAAGCATCAGCAGGACAAGCCCATCCTGCCATTGAAAATGGAAGGTTTTCAGACGGGGTACTGTCAGCCCCAATTGATTCTTTCCTACCTGAAACATGCCCTTTTCCACGGCTAACATGATCCCATCCGTGGTGCGTGTTGCACCGCTGACACTATCAATATCCTCATGAGCCGCCAAGGGCTGAGTTACGGTTTTGCCAATCAAGTTCTCCGGATACCCGGCTTCCAGGACCTTGCGCAGATAGAGGGGAGTTTCCGAGTCTTCGACCAGGACTGCATTTTTCAGAGTGCCCTCCTGACTCACATTGATCAACAGGGTGATGGGACCTCCATAGCCTGAGGCACTGGCAATAACCCCATAACTCAGTAAATGTTCGGCTTGATCATATAACCCATAGGTCTTATAAATACCTTCCAGCTCTTCATAGTGGGTTGCAGTCGGTTCTCCCTGCTGCAGGAGAGCCAATATATCGTGTTTGTCGCTTATCTGTTGATAGACAGAGGTCACAAGTAAAAGAAAGCAGGCGAGGAAAGGGAGGATTACCCACCCCCTCGCCTTTTTAGCTTGAGTATTGATCATCATGGCACAAACTTTCCAAAGAGTTTTTGGCGAACATCCGAAAGAATGTCTTCCTGAGAGGGTTCTTCCTTACACCAGTAACATAAATCATCCTGACTGGTGATGGTTTCTGCTTCACAAAGCTTGCATTTTCCCACTGAGGCCTTGAAGATGGATTGTTCCTCGTACGGCGCGGCATTGGGTAAACGATCCCGAAGAATCGACCGGGTTGGACAGGACAGCATACAGATGCGGCAGTCTATGCAGTGCCCTCCAGTGAAGAAATGAATACACTCCTTCCCTTCGACCCGAATCTTCAACGCTTGGGTAGGACAATACCTGGCACACATACCACAGTTCACACACTCCATGCTCATTTGGATAAAAGGCCAATAAGCAGGATTTCCTCCTTCCTGATAGTGCCTGGAATAACTATCTTCGAGACGCTTCTGCCAATCA is a window encoding:
- a CDS encoding 4Fe-4S binding protein, encoding MMINTQAKKARGWVILPFLACFLLLVTSVYQQISDKHDILALLQQGEPTATHYEELEGIYKTYGLYDQAEHLLSYGVIASASGYGGPITLLINVSQEGTLKNAVLVEDSETPLYLRKVLEAGYPENLIGKTVTQPLAAHEDIDSVSGATRTTDGIMLAVEKGMFQVGKNQLGLTVPRLKTFHFQWQDGLVLLMLLVAILASARNMKKLRPWISAAAVFVFGFMENSSLTIGNYLSIVALKMPAFSERPIWYVIVIGVLLVTLLWGRNFYCSWLCPFGAVQEGLYKALNLADYRPNSQLISYARKSRWLFLWLAAMLALFFNNPGIASFEPFSVFFDGDGNTSQWMMMLLILLFSIFILRFWCRCFCPMGVLLDFIASGRRKGQQLFRNKLEPEEGKAEKEERQGEEEPGWAELGPVEGEALEEGGMKKEVAASRACSGCQKGESKREQHPLSSGDKLVAAALAAIWILIIGALLQNTGII